A stretch of Labrus mixtus chromosome 7, fLabMix1.1, whole genome shotgun sequence DNA encodes these proteins:
- the LOC132977025 gene encoding membrane-spanning 4-domains subfamily A member 15-like isoform X5, with protein MSSSVSPSAGGVLVVTHVYPPNSQYQGQQVCEGAQTFSRACPLAVGTVQIIIGVMVFLFGVVVVATQQLSLGVLGGFFVWGAAFYITAGSLTVAAGKSFNRCLVNTTLGFNVVASVASFTAIILYTLDAALLPLCYDCPYWNQARGFSGVLAVFHLLEFIVSITVSAFACKATCNCGREQQPFYIIPGNASMAPQAVPTFQAASASVTPPPPQMVNLHKEELTVPEPPAYGDN; from the exons ATGTCTTCATCAGTGTCGCCCTCAGCAGGTGGAGTGCTGGTGGTCACCCATGTGTACCCTCCTAATTCTCAGTACCAAGGGCAGCAGGTGTGTGAGGGGGCGCAGACGTTCAGCCGGGCATGCCCACTTGCTGTCGGG ACGGTGCAGATCATTATTGGTGTGATGGTGTTTTTGTTCGGGGTTGTCGTGGTTGCCACCCAACAACTCTCTCTGGGGGTGCTCGGTGGTTTCTTCGTATGGGGAGCTGCGTTT TACATCACAGCCGGCTCTCTCACAGTGGCTGCTGGGAAATCTTTCAACCGCTGCCTG GTGAACACCACTCTCGGGTTTAACGTGGTTGCCTCGGTGGCGTCGTTTACGGCCATCATCCTGTACACTTTGGATGCTGCACTACTGCCTCTTTGCTACGACTGCCCCTACTGG AATCAGGCCCGGGGTTTCTCGGGGGTCCTGGCCGTGTTCCATTTATTGGAGTTCATTGTTTCCATCACCGTCTCAGCGTTCGCCTGTAAGGCTACCTGTAACTGTGGCAGAGAG cagcagccGTTCTACATCATTCCTGGAAATGCTTCAATGGCTCCACAAGCTGTTCCCACTTTCCAGGCTGCGTCGGCCTCCGTGACTCCGCCCCCCCCACAG ATGGTGAACCTCCATAAAGAGGAACTTACTGTTCCGGAGCCTCCAGCATATGGTGATAACTGA
- the LOC132977025 gene encoding membrane-spanning 4-domains subfamily A member 15-like isoform X4 produces MSSSVSPSAGGVLVVTHVYPPNSQYQGQQVCEGAQTFSRACPLAVGTVQIIIGVMVFLFGVVVVATQQLSLGVLGGFFVWGAAFYITAGSLTVAAGKSFNRCLVNTTLGFNVVASVASFTAIILYTLDAALLPLCYDCPYWNQARGFSGVLAVFHLLEFIVSITVSAFACKATCNCGREQPFYIIPGNASMAPQAVPTFQAASASVTPPPPQQPFYIIPGNASMAPQAVPTFQAASASVIPPPPQMVNLHKEELTVPEPPAYGDN; encoded by the exons ATGTCTTCATCAGTGTCGCCCTCAGCAGGTGGAGTGCTGGTGGTCACCCATGTGTACCCTCCTAATTCTCAGTACCAAGGGCAGCAGGTGTGTGAGGGGGCGCAGACGTTCAGCCGGGCATGCCCACTTGCTGTCGGG ACGGTGCAGATCATTATTGGTGTGATGGTGTTTTTGTTCGGGGTTGTCGTGGTTGCCACCCAACAACTCTCTCTGGGGGTGCTCGGTGGTTTCTTCGTATGGGGAGCTGCGTTT TACATCACAGCCGGCTCTCTCACAGTGGCTGCTGGGAAATCTTTCAACCGCTGCCTG GTGAACACCACTCTCGGGTTTAACGTGGTTGCCTCGGTGGCGTCGTTTACGGCCATCATCCTGTACACTTTGGATGCTGCACTACTGCCTCTTTGCTACGACTGCCCCTACTGG AATCAGGCCCGGGGTTTCTCGGGGGTCCTGGCCGTGTTCCATTTATTGGAGTTCATTGTTTCCATCACCGTCTCAGCGTTCGCCTGTAAGGCTACCTGTAACTGTGGCAGAGAG cagccGTTCTACATCATTCCTGGAAATGCTTCAATGGCTCCACAAGCTGTTCCCACTTTCCAGGCTGCGTCGGCCTCCGTGACTCCGCCCCCCCCACAG cagccGTTCTACATCATTCCTGGAAATGCTTCAATGGCTCCACAAGCTGTTCCCACTTTCCAGGCTGCGTCGGCCTCCGTGATTCCGCCCCCCCCACAG ATGGTGAACCTCCATAAAGAGGAACTTACTGTTCCGGAGCCTCCAGCATATGGTGATAACTGA
- the LOC132977025 gene encoding membrane-spanning 4-domains subfamily A member 15-like isoform X2, whose product MSSSVSPSAGGVLVVTHVYPPNSQYQGQQVCEGAQTFSRACPLAVGTVQIIIGVMVFLFGVVVVATQQLSLGVLGGFFVWGAAFYITAGSLTVAAGKSFNRCLVNTTLGFNVVASVASFTAIILYTLDAALLPLCYDCPYWNQARGFSGVLAVFHLLEFIVSITVSAFACKATCNCGREQQPFYIIPGNASMAPQAVPTFQAASASVTPPPPQQPFYIIPGNASMAPQAVPTFQAASASVIPPPPQMVNLHKEELTVPEPPAYGDN is encoded by the exons ATGTCTTCATCAGTGTCGCCCTCAGCAGGTGGAGTGCTGGTGGTCACCCATGTGTACCCTCCTAATTCTCAGTACCAAGGGCAGCAGGTGTGTGAGGGGGCGCAGACGTTCAGCCGGGCATGCCCACTTGCTGTCGGG ACGGTGCAGATCATTATTGGTGTGATGGTGTTTTTGTTCGGGGTTGTCGTGGTTGCCACCCAACAACTCTCTCTGGGGGTGCTCGGTGGTTTCTTCGTATGGGGAGCTGCGTTT TACATCACAGCCGGCTCTCTCACAGTGGCTGCTGGGAAATCTTTCAACCGCTGCCTG GTGAACACCACTCTCGGGTTTAACGTGGTTGCCTCGGTGGCGTCGTTTACGGCCATCATCCTGTACACTTTGGATGCTGCACTACTGCCTCTTTGCTACGACTGCCCCTACTGG AATCAGGCCCGGGGTTTCTCGGGGGTCCTGGCCGTGTTCCATTTATTGGAGTTCATTGTTTCCATCACCGTCTCAGCGTTCGCCTGTAAGGCTACCTGTAACTGTGGCAGAGAG cagcagccGTTCTACATCATTCCTGGAAATGCTTCAATGGCTCCACAAGCTGTTCCCACTTTCCAGGCTGCGTCGGCCTCCGTGACTCCGCCCCCCCCACAG cagccGTTCTACATCATTCCTGGAAATGCTTCAATGGCTCCACAAGCTGTTCCCACTTTCCAGGCTGCGTCGGCCTCCGTGATTCCGCCCCCCCCACAG ATGGTGAACCTCCATAAAGAGGAACTTACTGTTCCGGAGCCTCCAGCATATGGTGATAACTGA
- the LOC132977025 gene encoding membrane-spanning 4-domains subfamily A member 15-like isoform X3 produces the protein MSSSVSPSAGGVLVVTHVYPPNSQYQGQQVCEGAQTFSRACPLAVGTVQIIIGVMVFLFGVVVVATQQLSLGVLGGFFVWGAAFYITAGSLTVAAGKSFNRCLVNTTLGFNVVASVASFTAIILYTLDAALLPLCYDCPYWNQARGFSGVLAVFHLLEFIVSITVSAFACKATCNCGREQPFYIIPGNASMAPQAVPTFQAASASVTPPPPQQQPFYIIPGNASMAPQAVPTFQAASASVIPPPPQMVNLHKEELTVPEPPAYGDN, from the exons ATGTCTTCATCAGTGTCGCCCTCAGCAGGTGGAGTGCTGGTGGTCACCCATGTGTACCCTCCTAATTCTCAGTACCAAGGGCAGCAGGTGTGTGAGGGGGCGCAGACGTTCAGCCGGGCATGCCCACTTGCTGTCGGG ACGGTGCAGATCATTATTGGTGTGATGGTGTTTTTGTTCGGGGTTGTCGTGGTTGCCACCCAACAACTCTCTCTGGGGGTGCTCGGTGGTTTCTTCGTATGGGGAGCTGCGTTT TACATCACAGCCGGCTCTCTCACAGTGGCTGCTGGGAAATCTTTCAACCGCTGCCTG GTGAACACCACTCTCGGGTTTAACGTGGTTGCCTCGGTGGCGTCGTTTACGGCCATCATCCTGTACACTTTGGATGCTGCACTACTGCCTCTTTGCTACGACTGCCCCTACTGG AATCAGGCCCGGGGTTTCTCGGGGGTCCTGGCCGTGTTCCATTTATTGGAGTTCATTGTTTCCATCACCGTCTCAGCGTTCGCCTGTAAGGCTACCTGTAACTGTGGCAGAGAG cagccGTTCTACATCATTCCTGGAAATGCTTCAATGGCTCCACAAGCTGTTCCCACTTTCCAGGCTGCGTCGGCCTCCGTGACTCCGCCCCCCCCACAG cagcagccGTTCTACATCATTCCTGGAAATGCTTCAATGGCTCCACAAGCTGTTCCCACTTTCCAGGCTGCGTCGGCCTCCGTGATTCCGCCCCCCCCACAG ATGGTGAACCTCCATAAAGAGGAACTTACTGTTCCGGAGCCTCCAGCATATGGTGATAACTGA
- the LOC132977025 gene encoding membrane-spanning 4-domains subfamily A member 15-like isoform X1, whose protein sequence is MSSSVSPSAGGVLVVTHVYPPNSQYQGQQVCEGAQTFSRACPLAVGTVQIIIGVMVFLFGVVVVATQQLSLGVLGGFFVWGAAFYITAGSLTVAAGKSFNRCLVNTTLGFNVVASVASFTAIILYTLDAALLPLCYDCPYWNQARGFSGVLAVFHLLEFIVSITVSAFACKATCNCGREQQPFYIIPGNASMAPQAVPTFQAASASVTPPPPQQQPFYIIPGNASMAPQAVPTFQAASASVIPPPPQMVNLHKEELTVPEPPAYGDN, encoded by the exons ATGTCTTCATCAGTGTCGCCCTCAGCAGGTGGAGTGCTGGTGGTCACCCATGTGTACCCTCCTAATTCTCAGTACCAAGGGCAGCAGGTGTGTGAGGGGGCGCAGACGTTCAGCCGGGCATGCCCACTTGCTGTCGGG ACGGTGCAGATCATTATTGGTGTGATGGTGTTTTTGTTCGGGGTTGTCGTGGTTGCCACCCAACAACTCTCTCTGGGGGTGCTCGGTGGTTTCTTCGTATGGGGAGCTGCGTTT TACATCACAGCCGGCTCTCTCACAGTGGCTGCTGGGAAATCTTTCAACCGCTGCCTG GTGAACACCACTCTCGGGTTTAACGTGGTTGCCTCGGTGGCGTCGTTTACGGCCATCATCCTGTACACTTTGGATGCTGCACTACTGCCTCTTTGCTACGACTGCCCCTACTGG AATCAGGCCCGGGGTTTCTCGGGGGTCCTGGCCGTGTTCCATTTATTGGAGTTCATTGTTTCCATCACCGTCTCAGCGTTCGCCTGTAAGGCTACCTGTAACTGTGGCAGAGAG cagcagccGTTCTACATCATTCCTGGAAATGCTTCAATGGCTCCACAAGCTGTTCCCACTTTCCAGGCTGCGTCGGCCTCCGTGACTCCGCCCCCCCCACAG cagcagccGTTCTACATCATTCCTGGAAATGCTTCAATGGCTCCACAAGCTGTTCCCACTTTCCAGGCTGCGTCGGCCTCCGTGATTCCGCCCCCCCCACAG ATGGTGAACCTCCATAAAGAGGAACTTACTGTTCCGGAGCCTCCAGCATATGGTGATAACTGA